A part of Propioniciclava coleopterorum genomic DNA contains:
- a CDS encoding Gfo/Idh/MocA family protein — MLRFGVIGTNFISDWFVGACAGRADVTAVYSRNPDTAKAFASRHGIEKATTKLDEMIAAVDAVYVASPIRAHHQQALTALRAGRHVLVEKTMAGSAKQVGEIQAAAMASGLVAMEAVRNLHTPAYQAIKDALPRLGTLRQADLVKEQYSSRYDAFKAGEVLNAFDPALDNSAIADIGVYPLQPALDLFGVGPIATHGSSVLLDNGFEAAGSLVLGYPDRVATVSWSKITAGVTPSVILGEDGALTIDDIAETSRVTFTPRSGDAEVLFDRAPVSPGETMAGEIESFLAQVDAGASDQHLAALTLASRRIMDAQLAQYHPMPDER; from the coding sequence ATGCTGCGATTCGGCGTCATCGGCACCAACTTCATCAGCGACTGGTTCGTCGGCGCCTGCGCCGGGCGCGCGGACGTGACGGCCGTGTACTCCCGCAACCCCGACACCGCCAAGGCGTTCGCGTCCCGGCACGGCATCGAGAAGGCGACCACGAAGCTCGACGAGATGATCGCGGCCGTCGACGCCGTCTACGTCGCGAGCCCGATCCGCGCGCACCACCAGCAGGCGCTGACCGCGCTGCGCGCCGGCCGGCACGTCCTGGTCGAGAAGACGATGGCGGGCTCGGCGAAGCAGGTCGGGGAGATCCAGGCCGCCGCGATGGCGTCCGGGCTGGTGGCGATGGAGGCCGTGCGGAACCTGCACACCCCCGCGTACCAGGCGATCAAGGACGCGCTCCCCCGGCTCGGGACGCTGCGGCAGGCCGACCTCGTCAAGGAGCAGTACTCGTCGCGCTACGACGCGTTCAAGGCCGGCGAGGTCCTGAACGCGTTCGATCCCGCGCTGGACAACTCCGCGATCGCCGACATCGGCGTGTACCCGCTGCAGCCGGCCCTGGACCTGTTCGGGGTGGGACCCATCGCGACCCACGGGAGCTCGGTGCTGCTCGACAACGGCTTCGAGGCGGCCGGCAGCCTCGTGCTCGGCTACCCCGACCGGGTCGCGACCGTGTCGTGGTCGAAGATCACCGCCGGGGTGACCCCCAGCGTCATCCTCGGCGAGGACGGCGCGCTCACCATCGACGACATCGCCGAGACCAGCCGCGTCACCTTCACCCCGCGCTCCGGCGACGCCGAGGTGCTGTTCGACCGGGCGCCTGTCTCCCCCGGCGAGACGATGGCGGGCGAGATCGAGTCCTTCCTGGCCCAGGTGGACGCCGGCGCGTCCGACCAGCACCTCGCCGCGCTGACCCTGGCGTCCCGGCGCATCATGGACGCCCAGCTCGCCCAGTACCACCCGATGCCGGACGAGCGCTGA